The stretch of DNA CAGGCGCAGCAGAGCTCCCGTGAAACGCTCGGCAGCATGCGCGAGTCCGACGGTTTGGTCTATTACTCGCCCCGAACAGACGTCGATGGTGCGGTGCTGCGGGAGTTCACCGCGATCGGCTGGATCGCAGATAGTCCGGTGCCGCAGCCCGCAGGGTCCGACTACCTGCCATGGCGCCGCCGGGTCGACTATGAGCACGACGCGGTCGCGACCTCGATTCGGCCGCTGCTGCCTATTCTCGATTTGAGCCGCGGAAACCCGGACTGGGGCGTGCAGTTGCGCCGGGGCCTGCTTCAGATTTCCCGGCACGACTTCGACGAGATCCGCCGGCAGATGCGGCGCCCATCGCCTGACGAGCGCTAACGCGGCTCGGCAGCGCGGGCGTGTCGCATCCGCTCGATAGACTTGCGCAATGGCTGTTGATGCGTGGTGGGTTCCCTCGCTCATCGTCCTCGCGTTCGTTGTGGCGGGCATTGCCGTGCTCGTCTCGGTTCTGCGCCGGCGCAGCAGAGCGATCGAACAGGCTGAACAAGCGGATGCCGCGGCCCGCGCCCGCGCAGCGGCGATCAGCCTGGTGCGTGCCGACGATCTCGTGCAGTCTGCGGCCGACGAACTCGGCTTTGCGATCGCCCAATTCGGCGAGAACGCCACGCGCGAGTTCGCGCAGGCTCTCACCACGTCACGCCGCCAGCTGCGCGACGCGTTCGCGTTGCAGCAAAAGCTCGACGACGCGCTCCCCGACACCGACGCCGAACGCCGCCGCTGGAACGAGCAGATCATCGCCTTGGCCGACGAAGCGACGACACGTCTCAACGGGCAGACCCGCAGCTTTGAATCACGCCGCGGCGTCGAGCGTGAGGCTCCGGTTCTGCTCGCCCAGCTGCAACGCCGTGTCGAGCGGGCCGCCGACCGCATGGCATCCGGGCACGCAAGCATCGATCGGCTCGCCCTCACCTACACGGACGCGGCGCTCGCCGCACTGCGCAGCAACGCCGGCCGGGCTGCCGTCGCGCTGGCCGAGGCGCGGGAGGCTGCTGCGGCGGCATCCGCTCGACTGGGCAGTGCACAGTCCGAACCGGTGGGCGAGCAGATGAGTGCCGCCGAGCGTGGAATGTTTACCGCTACAAAACTGCTCGATGCGATTGAGACCGGCGAGGATGACCTGCACATCGGGTTTGCCACACTCGCGACGGCCCTCGATGCGGCGGATGCCGAACTCGCGGAGGCGCGTGATTTGCGAGACCGGCACGAAGAATCCGACGCGCGGGACTCCCTGAACCTGGTGATCGCCCAGGCCGACCGTGTGGTGGCCGAGCTGCGGAACCCAGCGCGCCTGAGCGATCCGGCCGCCGACCTGCTGCGATTGCGGGAGGCGATGGACGGCCTCGACATGACTCGCTCCGCTGCCCGCAATCGGCAGTTGCGACTCGAGAATGCGCGGGGTGCCCTCACAGGTGCGTTGCTCACCGCACGCAGCCAAATCTCGGTCACCCGTGACTACATCGGCTCCCGAGCCGGTCAGGTGGGTGCCCCGGCGCGCACCCGGCTGGCCGAGGCAGAACGGCAGCTGTCCCTCGCCGAGGCCGAAGCCGACCCGGTGACCGCACTCGACACGGCACGGCGCGCAATGACCTTCGCGACGGATGCCGACGCCCTCGCCCGCTACGACGCGCACTGATCTCTTCGGCTCTTCGGATGCCCGCGGGTTCGTTGCGGCCCACCCTCGAGAGTGCAGGTGCACGAGAGGCCCGGCAGCCGATACTCTGGGCTCGTGAACGATGCACAGCCTCAGCAGACCTACCAGGTTCGATTCGACTGGGGAACCGCCGGGTTTCAGGCACTCGCCGCCGAGGCGGACGTGATCGTCATCGCCGATGCGCTTCCGCCGACGACCGAGCACGGCGCACACTTCTCGGGTCGGCTCTCGGGTCGCACGGATGCCGAGTCCGCGGTGATCCTTCCGGCCACGCTCAACAACCGCACGGCCGTTGCCGAGTGGGTGCTCGCCCGTCAGGCCGAGAAGGGCGCCCGCTTCTCGGTGGTTGTGATCGCGGCGGGGGAGCGTCGAGCCGATGGGGCCCTGCGCTTCGCGGTCGAGGATCTCTTCGTCGCCGGCGCCGTGATCGACGCGCTCTCCACCCTCGGAATCGACCATTGCTCGCCGGAAGCGGCCGCGGCATCCGCCAGTTTTGTCGGCCTACAGCGTGCGCTACGGCACCTGATCAGCGCCTCCGAAACCGGAATGGCACTGGCCAGCCAAGGCCGGCAGAGCGAGATACAACGCGCGAGCCAGATCGATGGCTCGACCGAGGTCGCAGCGGCCGAGGAGTTCCACTTCCTGGCCTGAGCCCAGCCCGACACGAGACGTCTACGCGGAGCGTCAGACTGAAACGGAACCCTCCTGCGCATGACGACCCGATGTCACGGGACCCGTCGTGGCCGACGTGGTGCGCTCACGGAACGCACGTACTTTAGCCCGGTTGCCGCAGCGCTGCATCGAGCACCAGCGGCGGTTCGCCGAGCGGGAGCTGTCCAGATAAAGGATCGCGCAGTCATCGGCCGAGCAGAAGCGGATGCGCCCAGCGGTGCCCGGACCGAACAGGTCGACGGCCGTGCGCGCGAGCGTCGACAGGGCCTGGCCCGCTCGCGGCGAGGTGCGACCGGCCTGACGAGAACCGCCGCTGAGGGCCGGCGGAATGTCGGGGGTGGCGGCAAAGAGGTTCACGATATCAATGTCTTGGCCGTCGGCTTCGTGGTCGCCTGCGGCGGCAACGGCCAGCCGGGCGATGGCCTCGCGCAGGGCGAGGGCGTCAATCAGATCACGTTCCTGCGTCTGCACACCGGGGGAGAATCGCTCGTTCAGCCACATCGCGAGGTCGTCAGAGGTGTGGAAGGTTTCCCGGCTGCCACTCGTGCCGACCACGCCGGAATAGGCGAAGTCCAGGGCGATCGAGCCGGAGTCGAACCACCAGCGCTGGCCGTCGCCGGAATCGAACCACTGCCCCGTCTGTGAGGTTCGAGCGGGTTCAGGCGGGGCGACGGTCATGTAACCAATGTATCAAGTTACGACGCGTGCTCCGGCAGGCCGCCCCTACAGTCCGGCCGAAGCCGCCGCTCGACGCCGGACCGCGGCGGTGATCTCACGCCGTGTCCAGGTAATCAAATGCGCCCGATTGAATGATCGGCCGCAGAGCCCGCACGCCAGCGGGCGTGTCGGCTGGCGGTACCGGTAATGGGCGTGACCGGCGGGGCACACCCCCACCCACGGGGCCAATTCGTCGGCGATCTCGCCGTCGTGGGTGCGCTTGCCCTCGTAGCCGAGCGAGTTCGCCAGGTTCCTCCACTTCGGACCGTGCCCGGCACGGGGGCCGGCCAGCGCGTGGGCCACCTCATGCAGCAGGATTTGGTGAATTTCGTCGTCGTCATAGCGTGCCGCCAGGTAGCGGGACACCGTGAGCTTGCGGTCGGTGAAGTTGCAGAGGCCGGCGCGTTTCTTGGCGTTGTCGAAACCAAACGACCAACTGGGGTCGAGGTGCAACCGGATGAGCGCATCCGCCCAGATGCGAACCCGCTCCAGATCGGCCATTAGGGAGCCACCTGCACTTGGAGCAGGCGGTCGTCGCCGGGGCGGGGTTGGCCGCGGCCGTCAGTGTTGTTTGTCACGAACCACAGTGTGCCAGTCGGGCCGGTCACGACGTCGCGGAGGCGGCCGAAGCCGTGCACAAACCAGTCCGTTGTCGTGCCTGTGGAAAGATCGACGCTCCGGAGGCGTTCCCCTTTCAGGCTGGCCAGGAAGAGTGTCTCGCCGACGATGGCGATGCCGCTCGGACTGGCCACGTCGGTCGGCCATTCCGCGAACGGGTTGATGAAATCTGAATCGTCTGATTTTCCTTCGACCGTCGGCCAGCCGTAATTACCGCCGGCGACGATGCGGTTGAGCTCATCCCATTTGTTCTGCCCGAACTCACTCGCCCACAATTGGCCCGCTGCATCCCAGGCGATCCCCTGCGGATTGCGGTGGCCGTAGGAGTAGACCAGGGTGTCGAACGGATTGCCGGACGGAACCCCACCTGTCGCAGTCATGCGCAGAATCTTGCCTCCGAGCGATGCTTTGTTCTGCGCGTTGGAAAGGATGCCGGCATCACCGGTCGTGGCGTAAAGCAGGCCGTCCGGACCGAAGGCGATCCGGCCCCCGTTGTGGTGTGCGGCCTTCGGGATGCCGGTGAGCACGACCTCGGGCGGGCCGAGGCCGTAGCTGCCCGCGCTCCCCAGGAGCGGCATCCGTTCGATGCGGTTATCGGTGCTCGACGTGAGGAAGGCGTACACCCAGCCGGTTCCACCGGCGGCGTCGGACGCGTCGGCCAGGAAGGCGAGTCCGAGCAGCCCTCCCTCCCCGGCCGGGTCGGCCGCGGCGACGATCCCCGCCTGGCGCACCGTTTTATCGGCCAACATTTCTCTCACGACGGTGGTGTCGCGCTCGCTGATCAGTGTGCCGCCCGAGGGCAGCTGCACGATTGACCAGGGGGCCTTGAGGGAGTGCGCCAGGGCGATCGGGTCGCCGACGGGATGCACGGGCACATACAGGGGTGACGTCGACGGCATCGGCGTGGCGGGAGCCGTTACCACCGGCAGTTCACTCGGCACGGGCGGCAGAGGAGGGGCGACGACGCAACCGCTGAGCGCGAGCATCGAGACGACAACGCCTGCGGCAGATGCCGAGAGTCGAGCGACGCGACGGAGCGCTGGCGTGTTCACACGGCTCCTCACCTCTTGGCTCAGCGCCTCACGGCGTAACCGGCTAGCTGACATAACCAGCATGGCGTGGATCGGCGATGGCGGCGAGGGGGCGGTTCAGCGCGTCAACGGACGGGCGGCGATGAACTTCTCGATCACCGCAACGGCCAACAATGAACTCTCGAGTTCATCGACCGAGGCCCCCGACTTCTCACGCAGAAAAACCGCGGCGGTGAAGTCGACCAGTGCCGCGTCGAGATTGCCCTGGTCGAACAGTACCTTGCCCCGGTTTTCACGGGCGAGGGTCGCCAGATCGACCCATTCGTGGGTCTCGGCCTCTTGCACGCAGTGGCTGAGTTCGCTGTAGGCCTCGTCAAGTTTGCCCTGGTACTGCAAAACCTGCGCTCGACGGATGCGGCTGCCAGCGAGTTGCTCGCGGCTGCCCGTGAAACGTGACAGACGCACGGACTCGCTGGCGATCAATGCGGCCTCATCGAGGCGGTCAATCAGGCGCAGCAGCGTCACCTTTTCGTCGAGAGCCGACAGGCTGCGCAGGTCCCCGAGCTGCTCGAGTCGTTCGAGGGCAGCCTGGGGGTCTGCTTGTTCACGGAGCGTGGTTGCGTCGTAGCCGATGATGATGCTCAGAATGAGTCCAGTGCTGAGGCTGGCGGGAGGGCCAGCGGGATTGTCGGGTGAGTCTTAGGATAACCCGCGCCACGGACAGAACCCCCGCAAACGGGGGTGCTCTCAGCGGGTGCTCAGCGGCCGATCTGAAAGACCGTGCGCCCCGGCAAGGGGGACGGCGTGGCCGTGGCATCCGTTGCGACAGAGGCGTTCGCCATGAACTGCGCGAACTCGGTGCCTTCGATCGCCTTCGCCGGATGGGGTCCACCGGCCATCAGTCGCGGAATCCAGTCGAGATCAATCGGGGTGTGGGCTGCCACGAAGACGATGTTCCCGAACCGGCGCCCCTTGAGTACCTGTGTCTCGGCCAGCCCGATGACGTGCCCGAACACAGCGGACAGTGTCGCAGCTTGTCCGCGCGCGAAGGCGAGCCCCGGACCGTCGGCAACATTGACCACCAGAACGCCGCGCGGCGACAACAGTGGCGCGGCCAGTTCGTAAAACTCCCGGCTTGTTACGTGGGCCGGTGTGCGGGCTCCGGAGAAAATGTCGACGACCACCAAATCGACCGAACCGTGGAGCCCGGCAGGCAGCTTGCCAAGCACCTCACGCGCATCGCCGTGGCGCACGCGCAACTGGGCTCGTTTGTCCCAGGGCAGTTCGGCGCGCACGAAATCGATCAGGTCACTTTCGAGCTCGACGACCTGCTGGCGGGAACCGGGCCGGGTCGCCTCGACGTAGCGGGGGAGGGTGAGCGCGCCGGCGCCCAGGTGCACGGCGGTGATGGGCTCGCCGGGTTCGCCGAGCAGATCGATCACATGCCCAATACGCTGGATGTATTCGAAGAACAACTCGCCCGGGTTGTCGATGTTGACGTGCGACTGCGGTGTGCCGTCGACGACCAATTGAAAGCTGCCCGGAGTGAATCGATCCGGTTCGATGACGGCCGTGTGTCCACTCAGCTTCAGTGTGATCGACGGATGCTGCTGCTCGCTCCTGCTCATTCCTCCAGTCTGCGCTATCCGGGGGAGTCCGGTGATCGGGCCTCGCCCGTTGATCGGGCCTCGCCCGTTGATCGAGCGTGTCGAGATCTCGGGGCACGGTTCTCGAGGTTGGCTTGCGGGGTCTCGACAGGCTCGACCAGCGGTTTGTCGGTGATCGGGTCCCGCCCCGTTGATCGAGCGTGTCGAGATCTCGGGGCACGGTTCTCGAGGGTCGCTTGCGGGGTCTCGGCAGGCTCGACCAGCGGGTGGGGGTTCTCGAGGGTGGCTTGCGGGGTCTCGACAGGCTCGATCAGCCGGTCGGTTGGCTTGCGGGGTCTCGACGGCGGCCGACCGGTGCGCGCGAGCCTGGGTTATACCCGAGAATTTCGACGAGGTCAAGAAAAGAGTGGACACGGCCTGTTTGAGCGCATATAGTTGATCCTTGCGCTCCCAGACATACCTCTGCCTTCATATTGCGGTCGGCTTTGCGTGCTCAAGCCACCTTGCGGCACATCTTCAATGAGAATTCACCGGTTTATTCTGGTGACACTTCCGAGGGTCTGTGGAGTACTCCATTACTAACAGTAACTAGACCTGACGGGGTCCACGGAGGTTATTTCCTTGGCTGCTGCGCGCAACGCAACCACCAATTCACCCAAGAACGGCCGCTCTGCGGGGCGTCTTTCGTTCGCAAAGATCACCGATACTCTCACTGTTCCGGATCTGCTCGCTTTGCAGACCGAGAGCTTTGACTGGCTCGTCGGGAACGACGCCTGGAAACAGCGCGTCACCGAAGCGCAGGCTCAGGGTCGTCAAGACCTGCCGACGCGCACCGGCCTCGACGAGATCTTCGAAGAGATCAGCCCGATCGAAGACCTCAGCGAAACCATGCAGCTGTCCTTCACCAACCCGGAGCTCGAGCCGGAGAAGTACACCATTGACGAGTGCAAGGAAAAGGGTAAGACCTACTCCGCACCGCTCTACGTGAACGCTGAGTTCATGAACCACCTCACCGGTGAGATCAAGACTCAGACCGTATTCATGGGTGACTTCCCGCTGATGACCCCCAAGGGCACCTTCGTGATCAACGGCACCGAGCGTGTCGTCGTCTCGCAGCTCGTGCGCTCGCCGGGTGTCTACTTCGACCGCCAGCAGGAGAAGACGTCTGACAAGGACATCTACTCTGCTCGCGTCATCCCGAGCCGTGGTGCCTGGCTTGAGTTCGAGATCGACAAGCGCGACCAGGTTGGCGTGCGCATCGACCGCAAGCGCAAGCAGTCCGTCACGGTCTTCCTGAAGGCCCTCGGCCTCACCAGCGAAGAGATCCTTGAAGAGTTCAAGGGCTTTGCGTCCATCGAGCTCACCCTTGAGAAGGACAACATCCTCACCAAGGAAGAAGCCCTCAAGGACATCTACCGTAAGCTCCGTCCGGGCGAGCAGGTTGCTGCTGAAGCTGCCCGCGCTCTGCTCGACAACTTCTTCTTCAACTCCAAGCGCTACGACCTGGCCAAGGTTGGTCGTTACAAGATCAACCGCAAGCTGGGCCTCGAGGCGCCGCTGACCGACTCCGTGCTGACGCTCCAGGACATCCTGGCCACGATCAAGTACCTGGTTGCTCTGCACGACAACCAGACCACGATTGCCGGCGTCCGTGAGGGCAAGGCCGTCGATATCCGTATCGACGTCGACGACATCGACCACTTCGGCAACCGTCGTATCCGCGCCGTTGGTGAACTCATTCAGAACCAGGTTCGCACCGGTTTGTCCCGCATGGAGCGCGTCGTTCGCGAGCGCATGACCACGCAGGACATCGAGGCGATCACCCCGCAGACCCTGATCAACGTGCGCCCCGTCGTCGCCGCGATCAAGGAGTTCTTCGGTACCTCGCAGCTGTCGCAGTTCATGGACCAGAACAACCCCCTCGCGGGTCTGACGCACAAGCGTCGTCTCTCCGCGCTGGGCCCGGGTGGTCTGTCCCGTGACCGCGCAGGCGTCGAGGTGCGAGACGTTCACCCCTCGCACTACGGCCGCATGTGCCCCATTGAAACCCCTGAAGGCCCCAACATCGGTCTGATCGGTTCGCTCGCCTCGTTCGCACGCATCAACGCGTTCGGATTCATCGAGACGCCGTACCGTCGCGTTGTCGACGGCGTCGTCACCGCGACGATCGACTACCTCACGGCCAGCGAAGAAGACGAGTACATCGTCGCGCAGGCCAACGCCCCGCTGACCAAGGACGCGCGCTTCGCTGAAGACCGCGTTCTGGCTCGCAAGAAGGGCGGAGAGGTCGACCTCTTCCCGCACGACGAGATCGGCTACATGGATGTCTCGCCGCGCCAGATGGTGTCGGTTGCGACCTCGCTCATCCCCTTCCTCGAGCACGACGACGCGAACCGCGCACTCATGGGTGCCAACATGCAGCGTCAGGCCGTTCCGCTTCTGCGGAGCGACTCCCCGTTGGTCGGTACCGGTATGGAGGGCTTCGCGGCTATCGACGCCGGCGATGTTCTCACCGCCGACAAGTCCGGTGTCGTCATGGAGGTCTCGGCTGACGTCGTCACCATCCAGCTCGATGAGGGTGGAACGCAGGACTACTACCTGCGCAAATTCGCCCGCTCCAACCAGGGAACCAGCTACAACCACCGCGTTCTTGTCAACGCCGGTGAGCGTATCGAAGCCGGCGAGGTCATCGCCGACGGTCCCGCCACCGACAACGGTGAACTCGCACTCGGAAAGAACCTCCTCGTGGCATTCATGCCGTGGGAAGGACACAACTTCGAGGACGCGATCATCCTGAGCCAGAACCTGGTGAAGGACGACGTTCTCTCGTCGATTCACATCGAAGAGTACGAAGTTGACGCGCGCGACACCAAGCTCGGCAAGGAAGAGATCACTCGCGACCTGCCGAACGTTTCGCCGGATCTGCTTGCAGACCTCGACGAGCGTGGCATCATCCGCATCGGTGCAGAGGTTCGCCCCGGCGACATCCTCGTCGGCAAGGTCACACCCAAGGGTGAGACCGAGCTGTCCGCTGAAGAGCGTTTGCTCCGCGCGATCTTCAACGAGAAGAGCCGCGAAGTTCGCGACACGAGCCTGAAGGTTCCCCACGGTGAGCGCGGCACCATCATCGGTGTCAAGGTCTTCGATTCGCAGGATGGCGACGACGAGCTCGGCTCGGGCGTCAACCAGCGCGTTGTGGTCTTCATCGCTCAGAAGCGCAAGATCACCGAGGGCGACAAGCTCGCCGGCCGTCACGGCAACAAGGGTGTCATCTCGAAGATTCTGCCTGTCGAAGACATGCCGTTCCTCGCCGATGGAACCCCGGTTGACATCATCCTGAACCCGCTCGGTATTCCGGGTCGAATGAACTTCGGTCAGGTGCTCGAAACCCACCTCGGCTGGATCGCCAAGCAGGGCTGGCAGGTCGAGGGCAAGCCCAAGTGGGCCGGCCGTCTTCCCGAAGCCGCGCACAGCGCCGCCCCGAACACCAAGGTTGCGACTCCGGTCTTCGACGGTGCCCTCGAGGAGGAAATCGCCGGTCTTCTCGACTCGACGATCCCGACTCGTGACGGCGACCGCCTGATCGACTCCACGGGTAAGACGCAGCTGTTCGACGGCCGTTCCGGCGAGCCGTACCCGCGTCCGATCTCGGTCGGCTACATGTACATCCTGAAGCTGCACCACCTCGTCGACGACAAGATCCACGCGCGTTCGACGGGACCGTACTCCATGATCACGCAGCAGCCGCTGGGTGGTAAGGCGCAGTTCGGTGGGCAGCGATTCGGTGAGATGGAGGTGTGGGCGCTCGAAGCATACGGCGCCGCATACGCACTCCAGGAACTCCTCACGATCAAGTCGGATGACATCCTCGGCCGCGTCAAGGTATATGAAGCGATCGTCAAGGGCGAGAACATTCAGGAGCCCGGTATTCCGGAGAGCTTCAAGGTTCTGATCAAGGAAATGCAGTCGCTCTGCTTGAACGTCGAGGTTCTCTCGGCCGATGGCACCGCAGTGAGCCTGCGCGACACGGATGACGAAGTCTTCCGTGCTGCTGAGGAACTCGGCATCAACATTTCCACCCGGTTTGAGTCGTCGTCGATCGACGACATCTAAACCTGGCCGCTGAAGAGACTCGAAAACTTTCCAAGGAGAGAAATTGCTCGACGTAACAACTTTTGACGAGCTTCGCATTGGCCTGGCTACCGCCGACGACATCCGTCGTTGGTCGCACGGTGAGGTCAAGAAGCCCGAAACCATCAACTACCGCACCCTCAAGCCGGAGAAAGATGGTCTGTTCGGTGAACAGATCTTCGGACCCAGCCGCGACTGGGAGTGCTCCTGCGGCAAGTACAAGCGTGTGCGCTTCAAGGGCATCGTGTGTGAGCGCTGTGGTGTCGAGGTCACGAAGTCGTCGGTGCGCCGCGAGCGCATGGGCCACATCGAACTCGCTGCCCCCGTCACCCACATCTGGTACTTCAAGGGTGTTCCTTCCCGCCTGGGCTACCTGCTCGACATGGCGCCGAAGGACCTCGAGAAGGTCATCTACTTCGCGGCCTACATGGTCATCGAGGTCGACGAAGACGGCCGTCACCAGGACATGCCGGGCCTTGAGAACGAGCTTCGCCTCGAGATCAAGACCCTCGAGGGCCAGCGCGACACCCGCATCGCTGACCGCCTGACGCGCCTGGAAACCGACCTCGCAGCACTGGAGGCCGAAGGCGCCAAGAGCGACCAGAAGAAGCGCACCAAGGATGCCGCCGAGAAGGAGATGACTCAGACCCGCAAGGCGATGGATGAGCAGATCGCTCACCTCGAACGCGTCTGGGAAGACTTCCGCACTCTCAAGGTCGGCGACCTGAAGCCCGAAGACTCCGTCTTCCACGAGCTGCAGGACCGCTTCGGCATGTACTTCGAGGCCTACATGGGTGCCGAAGCCATCAAGAAGCGCCTCGAGGCCTTCGACCTGGTCACCGAAAGCGAAAACCTGCACCTGCAGATCGCCGAGGGCAAGGGCCAGAAGAAGATCCGTGCGATCAAGCGTCTGCGCGTCGTCAACGCCTTCATCACGACCGGCAACTCGCCGGCCGCGATGGTGCTCGATGTCGTGCCGGTCATCCCGCCGGAACTGCGCCCGATGGTGCAGCTTGACGGTGGCCGTTTCGCCACGAGCGACCTGAACGACCTCTACCGTCGTGTGATCAACCGCAACAACCGCTTGCGTCGTCTCCTTGACCTCGGTGCTCCCGAGATCATCGTGAACAACGAGAAGCGGATGCTGCAGGAGGCCGTCGACGCACTGTTCGACAACGGTCGTCGTGGTCGCCCCGTCACGGGCACCGGAAACCGCGCGCTGAAGTCCCTGAGCGACATGCTCAAGGGTAAGCAGGGTCGGTTCCGTCAGAACCTGCTCGGTAAGCGCGTTGACTACTCGGGCCGTTCGGTCATCATCGTCGGCCCGCAGCTGAAGCTGCACCAGTGTGGTCTGCCCAAGCAGATGGCGCTGGAGCTCTTCAAGCCGTTCGTGATCAAGCGCCTGATCGACCTGAGCCACGCTCAGAACATCAAGGCCGCCAAGCGCATGGTCGAGCGGAGCCGCCCGCAGGTGTGGGACGTGCTCGAAGAGATCATCCGCGAGCGCCCCGTGCTTTTGAACCGTGCACCAACGCTGCACCGCCTGGGCATCCAGGCCTTCGAGCCTCAGCTCGTTGAGGGTAAGGCCATCCAGCTGCACCCGCTCGTCTGTGCTGCGTTCAACGCCGACTTCGACGGTGACCAGATGGCAGTTCACCTGCCGCTGTCCGTCGAGGCCCAGGCCGAGGCTCGCATCCTGATGCTCGCATCGAACAACATCCTGAAGCCGTCTGACGGTCGCCCGGTGACCCTGCCCACACAGGACATGATCATCGGTCTGCACCACCTGACCACGCTCAAGGAAGGCGTTGTCGGCGAAGGCCGTGCGTTCTCCACAGTGGCGGAAGCGATTCTTGCTTTCGACCAGCACTCGCTCGACCTGAACGCCAAGGTGCGCATCCGCCTCACCGACAAGTACTTCACCGAGGGCACGCAGCCCGAGGGCGTCGTGCTGGTCAACGGCAAGGCAGAGGGAACGGTCCTCGTGAACACGACCCTCGGTCGTGCGCTGTTCAACGAGACGCTTCCGACGGACTACCCGTACTTCGAGAAGGTTGCCGACAAGGGCACCCTCTCGGCGATCGTCAACGACCTCGCTGAGCGGTACCCGAAGGTGGAGGTTGCAGCTGCGCTCGACAACATTAAGGATGCCGGTTTCTACTGGGCAACCCGTTCCGGCGTGACCGTTGCGCTCAGCGACATCCTGACCCCGCCGAACAAGCCGCAGATCGTTGCCGGCTACGAGAAGCAGGCCGCCAAGGTTCAGTCGCAGTTCGAGAAGGGTCTCACGACCGACCTCGAGCGTCGTCAGGAGCTCATCCAGATCTGGACCAAGGCGACCGAAGACGTCGCCACGGCCATGCAGGCGAACTTCCCTGAGGACAACACCATCAACCGCATGGTCACCTCTGGTGCCCGTGGTAACTGGCTGCAGGTTCGTAACATCGCCGGTATGCGAGGCCTGGTGAACAACCCGAAGGGTGAGATCATCCCTCGCCCGATCATCTCGAGCTACCGCGAAGGCCTGTCCGTCGCCGAGTACTTCATTGCTACTCACGGTGCTCGCAAGGGTCTGGCCGACACGGCTCTGCGTACTGCAGACTCGGGATACTTGACGCGTCGTCTCGTTGACGTCTCGCAGGATGTCATCATCCGCGAAGACGACTGTGGCACGACCAAGGGTCTTGAACTGCCGATCGCAACGGTTGACGCTGCGGGAACGCTGGTTCGCCACCCCAACGTCGAGAACGCCGTGTACGCTCGCTCGCTGGCCGCAGCCGCGGTCAACGCGAAGGGTGAGGTCGTCGCAGACGCC from Leifsonia psychrotolerans encodes:
- a CDS encoding DNA-directed RNA polymerase subunit beta, whose amino-acid sequence is MAAARNATTNSPKNGRSAGRLSFAKITDTLTVPDLLALQTESFDWLVGNDAWKQRVTEAQAQGRQDLPTRTGLDEIFEEISPIEDLSETMQLSFTNPELEPEKYTIDECKEKGKTYSAPLYVNAEFMNHLTGEIKTQTVFMGDFPLMTPKGTFVINGTERVVVSQLVRSPGVYFDRQQEKTSDKDIYSARVIPSRGAWLEFEIDKRDQVGVRIDRKRKQSVTVFLKALGLTSEEILEEFKGFASIELTLEKDNILTKEEALKDIYRKLRPGEQVAAEAARALLDNFFFNSKRYDLAKVGRYKINRKLGLEAPLTDSVLTLQDILATIKYLVALHDNQTTIAGVREGKAVDIRIDVDDIDHFGNRRIRAVGELIQNQVRTGLSRMERVVRERMTTQDIEAITPQTLINVRPVVAAIKEFFGTSQLSQFMDQNNPLAGLTHKRRLSALGPGGLSRDRAGVEVRDVHPSHYGRMCPIETPEGPNIGLIGSLASFARINAFGFIETPYRRVVDGVVTATIDYLTASEEDEYIVAQANAPLTKDARFAEDRVLARKKGGEVDLFPHDEIGYMDVSPRQMVSVATSLIPFLEHDDANRALMGANMQRQAVPLLRSDSPLVGTGMEGFAAIDAGDVLTADKSGVVMEVSADVVTIQLDEGGTQDYYLRKFARSNQGTSYNHRVLVNAGERIEAGEVIADGPATDNGELALGKNLLVAFMPWEGHNFEDAIILSQNLVKDDVLSSIHIEEYEVDARDTKLGKEEITRDLPNVSPDLLADLDERGIIRIGAEVRPGDILVGKVTPKGETELSAEERLLRAIFNEKSREVRDTSLKVPHGERGTIIGVKVFDSQDGDDELGSGVNQRVVVFIAQKRKITEGDKLAGRHGNKGVISKILPVEDMPFLADGTPVDIILNPLGIPGRMNFGQVLETHLGWIAKQGWQVEGKPKWAGRLPEAAHSAAPNTKVATPVFDGALEEEIAGLLDSTIPTRDGDRLIDSTGKTQLFDGRSGEPYPRPISVGYMYILKLHHLVDDKIHARSTGPYSMITQQPLGGKAQFGGQRFGEMEVWALEAYGAAYALQELLTIKSDDILGRVKVYEAIVKGENIQEPGIPESFKVLIKEMQSLCLNVEVLSADGTAVSLRDTDDEVFRAAEELGINISTRFESSSIDDI
- a CDS encoding DNA-directed RNA polymerase subunit beta', which codes for MLDVTTFDELRIGLATADDIRRWSHGEVKKPETINYRTLKPEKDGLFGEQIFGPSRDWECSCGKYKRVRFKGIVCERCGVEVTKSSVRRERMGHIELAAPVTHIWYFKGVPSRLGYLLDMAPKDLEKVIYFAAYMVIEVDEDGRHQDMPGLENELRLEIKTLEGQRDTRIADRLTRLETDLAALEAEGAKSDQKKRTKDAAEKEMTQTRKAMDEQIAHLERVWEDFRTLKVGDLKPEDSVFHELQDRFGMYFEAYMGAEAIKKRLEAFDLVTESENLHLQIAEGKGQKKIRAIKRLRVVNAFITTGNSPAAMVLDVVPVIPPELRPMVQLDGGRFATSDLNDLYRRVINRNNRLRRLLDLGAPEIIVNNEKRMLQEAVDALFDNGRRGRPVTGTGNRALKSLSDMLKGKQGRFRQNLLGKRVDYSGRSVIIVGPQLKLHQCGLPKQMALELFKPFVIKRLIDLSHAQNIKAAKRMVERSRPQVWDVLEEIIRERPVLLNRAPTLHRLGIQAFEPQLVEGKAIQLHPLVCAAFNADFDGDQMAVHLPLSVEAQAEARILMLASNNILKPSDGRPVTLPTQDMIIGLHHLTTLKEGVVGEGRAFSTVAEAILAFDQHSLDLNAKVRIRLTDKYFTEGTQPEGVVLVNGKAEGTVLVNTTLGRALFNETLPTDYPYFEKVADKGTLSAIVNDLAERYPKVEVAAALDNIKDAGFYWATRSGVTVALSDILTPPNKPQIVAGYEKQAAKVQSQFEKGLTTDLERRQELIQIWTKATEDVATAMQANFPEDNTINRMVTSGARGNWLQVRNIAGMRGLVNNPKGEIIPRPIISSYREGLSVAEYFIATHGARKGLADTALRTADSGYLTRRLVDVSQDVIIREDDCGTTKGLELPIATVDAAGTLVRHPNVENAVYARSLAAAAVNAKGEVVADAGSDVGDVLIDQLVTAGVENIKVRSVLTCESAVGVCAVCYGRSLATGLLVDIGEAVGIIAAQSIGEPGTQLTMRTFHTGGSASADDITQGLPRVQELFEARTPKGASPIVEAAGRITIEDTDRSRKVILTPDNGDEAIAYPVLKRSTLLVEDGQHVELGQQVIVGAVDPKEVLRVKGVREVQKHLVGGVQDVYRSQGVPIHDKHIEVIVRQMLRKVTVVEHGDTGLLPGELVDRQKYNELNRAALTEGKKTASARQEVMGITKASLATESWLSAASFQETTRVLTQAAMEGKSDPLMGLKENVIIGKLIPAGTGLPRYRDVTVEATEEAKAERYPNRIFTDDAAFNEGDLSFVDFDSFSSDDFTPGTYN